In the Juglans microcarpa x Juglans regia isolate MS1-56 chromosome 6D, Jm3101_v1.0, whole genome shotgun sequence genome, one interval contains:
- the LOC121235499 gene encoding uncharacterized protein LOC121235499, translated as MVKMGFCGKWIELIMKCVSTVSYSVLVNGKPSCLIKPSRGLRQGDPLSPYLFILCAEGLSSLFDNSDLRGETRGVTVSRGGSNTKEVDKRLILEGGGAVLRGNYENYLGLPTVVGSSKYNAFRGIKEKVWRKINNRKNSFLSAAGK; from the exons ATGGTCAAAATGGGATTCTGTGGGAAATGGATAGAGTTGATAATGAAGTGTGTGTCTACTGTTTCTTATTCTGTCCTAGTCAATGGGAAACCTAGTTGCTTAATCAAGCCCTCGAGAGGATTGAGGCAAGGAGACCCTTTGTCTCCCTATTTGTTTATCCTATGTGCTGAGGGACTTAGTTCTTTGTTCGACAATTCAGATCTTAGAGGAGAGACAAGGGGTGTGACTGTTTCAAGAGGGGG TTCAAACACTAAGGAAGTTGACAAGAGATTGATATTGGAGGGAGGTGGTGCAGTGTTGAGagggaattatgagaattacTTGGGGCTTCCTACTGTTGTAGGGAGTTCAAAATATAATGCTTTTAGAGGCATTAAGGAGAAAGTTTGGAGAAAAATCAACAACAGGAAGAATTCATTTTTGTCTGCTGCAGGGAAATAG
- the LOC121235497 gene encoding uncharacterized protein LOC121235497, whose amino-acid sequence MARFREVLERWGLFDLGWRGDKYIWSNKHEDESFTKETLDRAVANTKWKENHADGWVEVLMARCSDHRPTLLCMNQKYEKVWRHKRLFRFEACWSLDESCEEVINTVWQERSRGREPSLGINFKLNETREALVRWSKQRAFDHKKALVEKTALLKELLKNEGSHNTAAIKALQREIGVLLEKDDVKWKQRAKVNWY is encoded by the coding sequence ATGGCTAGGTTCAGGGAAGTCTTGGAAAGATGGGGTTTGTTTGACTTGGGTTGGAGGGGGGACAAGTACATATGGAGTAATAAGCATGAGGACGAGTCTTTCACCAAAGAAACATTGGATAGGGCTGTAGCTAACACCAAATGGAAGGAAAACCATGCAGATGGGTGGGTGGAAGTACTGATGGCTAGGTGTTCTGATCATAGGCCGACTCTTCTGTGCATgaaccaaaaatatgaaaaggttTGGCGCCATAAGAGACTGTTCAGATTTGAAGCTTGTTGGTCCTTGGATGAGAGTTGTGAAGAGGTGATCAACACAGTTTGGCAGGAAAGGTCGAGGGGGAGGGAGCCCTCTTTGGggataaatttcaaattgaatgaGACTAGAGAAGCTCTGGTAAGATGGAGTAAACAAAGGGCTTTTGATCACAAAAAAGCTCTGGTTGAGAAAACTGCTTTGCTAAAGGAGTTACTAAAAAATGAGGGTAGTCATAATACTGCAGCCATCAAGGCATTACAAAGGGAGATTGGAGTTTTGCTTGAGAAAGATGATGTGAAGTGGAAGCAAAGGGCTAAGGTTAACTGGTACTAA